From Loxodonta africana isolate mLoxAfr1 chromosome 2, mLoxAfr1.hap2, whole genome shotgun sequence, the proteins below share one genomic window:
- the NLRP3 gene encoding NACHT, LRR and PYD domains-containing protein 3 isoform X3, with protein sequence MRMESVRCRLACFLEDLEDKDFKKFKMLLEDYPSQAGYVSLPRGQTEKADHLDLATLMIDFNGERKAWGMAVQIFATINRRDLYEKAKRDEPEWDSAVDSTPNVMCREESIEEEWMGLLGFLSKISFCKKKEDYCRAYRKHVRSRFQCIEDRNARLGEIVSLNKRYTRLSLVKEHPSRKEREHELLAIGQTAAKTRDSPTSSIKIELLFEPDEEDAEPVHTVVFQGAAGIGKTILARKIMLDWASGQLYKDRFDYLFYIHCREVSLMTRRSLRDLIVSCCPDPNPPISKIVSKPSKILFLMDGFDELQGAFDEHTGELCTDWQKADRGDILLSSLIRKRLLPEASLLITTRPVALEKLQHLLDHPRHVEILGFSEARRKEYFFKYFSDGHQAKEAFRLIQENEILFTMCFIPLVCWIVCTGLKQQMESGKSLAQTSKTTTAVYTFFLSSLLQTRGGTQEHHFPANLRGLCSLAADGIWNQKILFEEYDLRNHGLQKADVSAFLRMNLFQKEVDCEKFYSFIHLTFQEFFAAMYYLLEEEEERETRNMSLSCLKLPNRDVTVLLENYGKFEKGYLIFVVRFLFGLVNQERTSYLEKKLSCKISQQIRQELLKWIEAKAKAKKLQTQPSQLELFYCLYEMQEEDFVQRAMGHFPKIEVNLTTRMDYVVSSFCIENSCRVESLSLGFFHNLPKEEEEEEEEGRRLPVVNCVSPCSHAACSYRLVNCYLISSFSRDLFSVLSTNPSLTELDLSDNTVGDPGMRVLCETLQHPGCNIQRLWLGRCGLTHDCCLGISSVLCSNQKLVELDLSNNTLGDSGVKHLCVGLRHLFCNLQKLWLVSCCLTSDCCPDLASVLTTNQSLTRLYMGENALGDAGVGILCEKAKHPQCKLQKLGLDNCSLTSHCCWDLSTLLTSNQSLQELSLGSNDLGDLGVILLCEVLKQQSCLLSSLHLCDMYFNYETRHALGTLQEEKPELTIVFEPSW encoded by the exons ATGAGGATGGAAAGTGTGCGCTGCAGGCTGGCCTGTTTCTTGGAGGACCTGGAggacaaagactttaaaaaattcaaaatgctCTTGGAAGACTATCCTTCCCAAGCGGGCTATGTCTCACTCCCTCGGGGCCAGACAGAAAAGGCAGACCACCTGGATCTAGCGACCCTGATGATCGACTTCAATGGGGAGAGGAAGGCGTGGGGCATGGCTGTGCAGATTTTTGCTACAATCAACAGGAGAGATCTTTATGAGAAAGCTAAAAGGGATGAGCCCGAGTGGG ATAGTGCAGTTGATTCTACACCCAATGTGATGTGCCGGGAAGAAAGCATTGAAGAAGAGTGGATGGGTTTACTAGGGTTTCTTTCCAAAAtctctttttgtaaaaaaaagGAAG ATTACTGTAGGGCATACAGAAAACATGTAAGAAGCAGGTTCCAGTGTATTGAAGACAGAAATGCACGTCTGGGTGAGATTGTGAGCCTCAACAAACGGTACACCCGGCTAAGTCTTGTCAAGGAGCACCCCAGCCGAAAGGAGAGGGAGCATGAGCTTCTGGCTATCGGTCAAACTGCGGCCAAGACCAGGGACAGTCCCACGAGTTCCATCAAGATAGAACTCCTGTTCGAGCCTGATGAAGAGGATGCTGAACCTGTGCACACAGTGGtgttccagggagcggctggcaTTGGGAAAACAATATTGGCCAGGAAGATTATGTTGGACTGGGCGTCGGGGCAACTTTACAAAGACAGATTTGACTATTTATTCTACATCCACTGTCGGGAGGTGAGCCTCATGACACGGAGGAGTCTGCGAGACCTGATCGTTAGCTGTTGCCCTGACCCAAACCCTCCCATATCCAAGATAGTGAGCAAGCCGTCCAAGATCCTGTTCCTCATGGATGGCTTTGATGAGCTGCAAGGTGCCTTTGATGAGCACACAGGGGAGCTCTGCACAGACTGGCAGAAGGCAGATCGAGGTGACATTCTCCTGAGTAGCCTCATTAGAAAGAGGCTGCTTCCTGAGGCCTCCCTGCTCATCACCACACGACCCGTAGCCCTAGAGAAACTCCAACACTTATTGGACCATCCCCGCCATGTGGAGATCCTGGGTTTCTCAGAGGCCAGGAGGAAGGAATATTTCTTTAAGTATTTCTCAGATGGGCACCAAGCTAAGGAAGCCTTTAGGTTAATTCAGGAGAATGAGATCCTCTTCACAATGTGTTTTATCCCCCTGGTTTGCTGGATAGTGTGCACTGGGCTGAAGCAGCAGATGGAGAGTGGAAAATCCCTTGCTCAGACATCCAAGACCACCACTGCTGTGTATACCTTTTTTCTCTCAAGTTTATTGCAGACCAGAGGAGGAACCCAGGAGCACCATTTCCCTGCCAACCTACGAGGGCTCTGTTCTTTAGCTGCGGATGGAATCTGGAACCAGAAAATCCTATTTGAGGAGTATGACCTCAGGAATCATGGCCTGCAGAAGGCCGATGTGTCAGCTTTCCTGAGGATGAACCTCTTTCAGAAGGAAGTGGACTGTGAGAAGTTCTACAGCTTTATTCATTTGACTTTCCAGGAGTTCTTTGCTGCCATGTACTACCTgctggaagaggaggaagagagggaaacGAGGAACATGTCATTGAGTTGTTTGAAGCTTCCCAACCGAGATGTGACAGTCCTTCTTGAAAATTACGGCAAATTTGAAAAAGGATATCTGATTTTTGTTGTTCGTTTCCTTTTTGGCCTTGTAAACCAGGAGAGAACCTCTtacctggaaaaaaaattaagttgcaAAATCTCACAGCAAATTAGGCAGGAGTTGCTCAAGTGGATAGAAGCTAAAGCTAAGGCCAAGAAGCTGCAGACCCAGCCCAGCCAGCTAGAATTGTTTTATTGCTTGTACGAGATGCAGGAGGAGGACTTTGTGCAAAGGGCCATGGGCCATTTCCCCAAAATTGAGGTCAACCTCACCACTAGGATGGACTATGtagtttcttctttttgcattgaGAACAGTTGTCGTGTTGAATCACTTTCCCTGGGTTTTTTTCACAACTTGCccaaggaggaagaagaggaggaggaggaaggtcgACGTCTTCCTGTGGTTAATTGTGTTTCACCATGTTCACATGCTGCCTGTTCTTACCG TTTGGTGAACTGCTACCTCATTTCCAGTTTTTCCAGGGACCTTTTCTCGGTCCTGAGCACTAACCCGAGCCTTACCGAATTGGACCTTAGTGACAATACTGTGGGGGACCCTGGAATGAGGGTGTTGTGTGAAACCCTCCAGCATCCTGGCTGTAACATTCAGAGATTGTG GTTGGGGCGGTGTGGTCTTACTCATGACTGTTGCCTGGGCATCTCCTCGGTCCTCTGCAGCAACCAGAAGCTGGTGGAACTGGACCTCAGCAACAATACCCTGGGAGACTCTGGGGTCAAACATTTGTGTGTGGGACTGCGGCATTTATTCTGCAATCTGCAGAAGCTCTG GCTGGTCAGCTGCTGTCTCACATCAGATTGCTGTCCAGATCTTGCGTCAGTCCTGACCACCAACCAGTCCCTGACCAGACTGTACATGGGAGAAAATGCCCTGGGAGATGCAGGAGTTGGAATTTTATGTGAAAAAGCAAAGCATCCACAATGTAAACTGCAGAAATTGGG ATTAGACAACTGCAGTCTCACCTCACACTGCTGCTGGGACCTGTCCACACTTCTGACCTCTAACCAGAGCTTGCAAGAGCTGAGCCTCGGCAGTAATGACCTGGGCGACCTGGGTGTCATCCTTCTTTGCGAAGTACTCAAACAACAGAGTTGCCTCCTGAGTAGCCTACA CTTGTGTGACATGTATTTCAATTATGAGACAAGACATGCATTGGGAACACttcaagaagaaaagcctgagtTGACCATTGTCTTTGAGCCTTCTTGGTAG